One genomic segment of Streptomyces liangshanensis includes these proteins:
- a CDS encoding nuclear transport factor 2 family protein — protein MTQRVELATLLDRLAIDEVITSYAVAVEDADWPGFLALFAPEGRADHTGAGGIEGTADQVAGWLADELRPFAVRQLLLVNRRVRFQDADGYPGNHAELTAGYLSPLRRESGEDVMSGGRIVFALLRGDAGWRLSRVVVQEQWRRGGDVPGGVPAAG, from the coding sequence ATGACGCAGCGCGTGGAACTTGCGACACTCCTGGACCGGCTCGCCATCGATGAAGTGATCACGAGTTACGCGGTGGCCGTCGAGGACGCCGACTGGCCGGGGTTCCTCGCTCTGTTCGCCCCTGAGGGCCGCGCCGACCACACGGGGGCGGGTGGGATCGAGGGTACGGCGGACCAGGTGGCCGGGTGGCTGGCGGATGAGTTGCGGCCGTTCGCCGTGCGGCAGCTGCTGCTCGTCAATCGCCGGGTGCGCTTTCAGGACGCGGACGGTTACCCGGGCAATCACGCCGAGTTGACTGCTGGTTATCTCAGTCCCCTGCGGCGTGAATCGGGCGAGGACGTGATGTCCGGCGGCCGGATCGTGTTCGCTCTGCTGCGGGGGGACGCGGGCTGGCGGCTGAGCCGTGTGGTCGTCCAGGAACAGTGGCGGCGCGGTGGGGACGTTCCCGGCGGTGTGCCGGCCGCCGGTTGA
- a CDS encoding methylated-DNA--[protein]-cysteine S-methyltransferase has product MTNAPDPETERLFEALPSYDNNALTRLEARLAAQAEEAGILDVAYRTLDTPAGNLLLAATEEGLVKVAYAVQDHTAVLRKLAETIGPRILHAPARLDEASRQMDEYFAGRRTRFDLALDWRLSKGFRREVLSHLGEIGYGHTESYAEVAVASGSPRAVRAVGTACATNPLPVVVPCHRVVRSDGSAGQYVGGADAKHLLLTLETAA; this is encoded by the coding sequence GTGACCAACGCACCCGACCCTGAGACCGAGCGCCTGTTCGAGGCGCTGCCTTCCTACGACAACAACGCGCTGACCCGGCTGGAGGCCCGGCTGGCCGCGCAGGCGGAGGAGGCGGGCATCCTCGACGTCGCCTACCGCACCCTGGACACCCCGGCCGGCAATCTGCTGCTGGCCGCGACCGAAGAGGGCCTGGTGAAGGTCGCCTACGCGGTGCAGGACCACACGGCGGTCCTGCGGAAGCTCGCGGAGACGATCGGGCCGCGCATCCTGCACGCGCCCGCCCGGCTGGACGAGGCGAGTCGGCAGATGGACGAGTACTTCGCCGGACGGCGTACGCGATTCGACCTGGCGCTGGACTGGCGCTTGTCCAAGGGCTTCCGCCGAGAGGTGCTCAGCCACCTCGGCGAGATCGGTTACGGACACACCGAGAGCTACGCCGAGGTGGCCGTCGCCTCGGGCAGCCCACGGGCCGTCCGCGCGGTGGGCACGGCATGCGCCACCAATCCCCTGCCGGTTGTTGTGCCCTGCCACCGGGTGGTGCGCTCCGACGGGTCGGCGGGGCAGTACGTGGGCGGTGCGGATGCCAAGCACCTCCTTCTCACCCTGGAGACAGCGGCATGA
- a CDS encoding methylmalonyl-CoA mutase family protein — translation MTVLPDDGLSLAAEFPDATREEWQSLVAGVLRKSGRETAGAAAEEALSTRLQDGLSTSPLYTADDAPVADGYPGFAPFTRGSRAEGAAVAGWDVRQRHARTDPALTNEAVLADLENGVSSLWLAVGSAGVPVSALGTALDGVFLDLAPVALDAGDEFAPAAHALLRLYREREVAPHQAAGTLGADPYGQLARTGAESAEGVGQAAELATLCAREYPGLRAVSVDALPYHQAGGSDAQELGCSLATGVAWLRDLTAAGLSVEDACGQMEFRYAATADQFLTIAKLRAARRLWARVAEVAGAGPAARAQRQHAVTSPVMMTRRDPWVNMLRTTVASLAAGLGGADAVTVLPFDHTLGLPDAFARRVARNTSTILLEESHLGRVIDPAGGSWYVERLTDDLARAAWAWFQEIERAGGLRAALHDGLIGERLAATWEERSGRLARRREPITGVSEFPLLDQAPVVRDPAPEEPGTTAPGAAGGLPVVHRDEAFEALRARSDAHLAATGARPRVFLAALGPAAAHTARASFAAGLFQAGGIEAVHDPASVDADTAADAFTRSGAGVACICSSDALYAEGAAPVARALVSAGALRVYLAGRPGEHEETYRQAGVDQFVVAGGDAVAILGSVLDRMGVA, via the coding sequence ATGACGGTTCTGCCTGATGACGGGCTCTCCCTCGCCGCTGAGTTCCCCGACGCGACCCGCGAGGAGTGGCAGAGCCTGGTAGCGGGTGTCCTGCGCAAATCAGGCCGGGAGACAGCGGGAGCGGCGGCCGAGGAAGCTCTGTCGACGCGGCTCCAGGACGGTCTTTCGACCTCCCCCCTCTACACCGCGGACGACGCGCCGGTGGCCGACGGCTACCCGGGGTTCGCGCCCTTCACCCGGGGCAGCCGGGCCGAGGGGGCCGCCGTCGCCGGATGGGACGTACGCCAGCGGCACGCCCGTACCGACCCCGCGCTGACGAACGAAGCGGTGCTGGCCGATCTGGAGAACGGGGTCTCCTCGCTCTGGCTCGCCGTGGGATCCGCCGGGGTCCCGGTGTCCGCACTCGGCACCGCGCTCGACGGGGTCTTCCTCGACCTGGCGCCGGTCGCGCTCGACGCCGGGGACGAATTCGCCCCCGCCGCACACGCGTTGCTGCGGCTCTACCGGGAGCGTGAGGTGGCGCCGCATCAGGCGGCGGGGACGCTCGGCGCCGATCCGTACGGCCAACTCGCCCGTACGGGGGCGGAGTCGGCGGAGGGTGTCGGGCAGGCCGCTGAACTCGCCACTCTCTGCGCCCGGGAGTACCCGGGGCTGCGCGCGGTCTCGGTGGACGCGCTGCCCTACCACCAAGCCGGCGGGTCGGATGCCCAGGAGTTGGGCTGTTCGCTCGCCACGGGCGTGGCCTGGCTGCGGGACCTCACGGCCGCCGGGCTCTCCGTCGAAGACGCCTGCGGGCAGATGGAGTTCAGGTACGCGGCCACCGCCGACCAGTTCCTGACCATCGCCAAACTCCGAGCCGCACGACGGCTCTGGGCGCGGGTCGCCGAAGTCGCCGGTGCCGGGCCCGCCGCCCGGGCGCAGCGCCAGCACGCCGTGACCTCACCCGTGATGATGACCCGGCGCGACCCCTGGGTGAACATGCTGCGCACCACCGTCGCCTCGCTGGCGGCCGGGCTCGGCGGGGCCGACGCCGTGACCGTCCTGCCCTTCGACCACACCCTCGGACTGCCCGACGCGTTCGCCCGCCGGGTCGCCCGGAACACCTCCACGATCCTGCTGGAGGAATCGCACCTGGGACGGGTCATCGACCCGGCGGGCGGGTCCTGGTACGTGGAGCGGCTCACCGACGACCTCGCGCGGGCGGCCTGGGCGTGGTTCCAGGAGATCGAGCGGGCCGGCGGGCTGCGGGCCGCCCTGCACGACGGGCTGATCGGCGAACGGCTCGCGGCCACCTGGGAGGAACGCTCGGGGCGGCTGGCCCGGCGGCGCGAACCGATCACCGGCGTCAGCGAGTTCCCACTGCTCGACCAGGCACCGGTGGTACGCGACCCCGCTCCTGAGGAACCGGGGACCACCGCCCCCGGCGCGGCGGGGGGACTGCCTGTGGTCCACCGCGACGAGGCCTTCGAGGCGCTGCGGGCCCGCTCGGACGCGCACCTCGCCGCCACCGGGGCCAGGCCGCGCGTCTTCCTCGCCGCGCTCGGCCCGGCCGCGGCCCACACCGCGCGCGCCTCGTTCGCCGCGGGGCTCTTCCAGGCCGGCGGCATCGAAGCCGTCCACGACCCGGCGTCCGTGGACGCGGACACCGCGGCCGACGCCTTCACCCGCAGTGGGGCCGGCGTCGCCTGCATCTGCTCCAGCGACGCGCTGTACGCCGAGGGAGCGGCGCCCGTCGCGCGGGCCCTCGTCTCGGCCGGCGCGCTCAGGGTGTACCTCGCCGGACGGCCCGGCGAGCACGAGGAGACGTACCGACAGGCCGGGGTGGACCAGTTCGTCGTCGCGGGCGGCGACGCGGTCGCGATCCTCGGCTCCGTACTCGACCGGATGGGAGTGGCGTGA
- a CDS encoding RNA polymerase sigma factor — protein MTEYGPMVLRVIRAVLGPDDAEDAWSETFLAAMKAYPDLPAETNVEAWLVRVAHHKAIDVTRANARRAAPIEELPERPSRIGRPQDWDGDLWQALKALPDRQRQAVAYHYLAGLPYKEIGALTGCSADAARRAAADGIKTLRNTYPRDTDEMGVARR, from the coding sequence GTGACCGAGTACGGTCCCATGGTGCTCCGCGTCATTCGCGCGGTCCTCGGGCCGGACGATGCAGAGGACGCCTGGTCGGAGACGTTCCTCGCAGCGATGAAGGCCTATCCCGACCTGCCTGCCGAGACCAACGTCGAGGCGTGGCTGGTGAGAGTCGCCCATCACAAGGCGATCGACGTCACCAGGGCCAACGCTCGTCGGGCGGCTCCGATAGAAGAGCTGCCCGAGCGTCCCAGCCGCATCGGAAGACCCCAGGACTGGGACGGTGACCTGTGGCAGGCCCTCAAGGCCCTGCCCGACCGTCAGCGCCAGGCGGTGGCGTACCACTACCTTGCGGGTCTCCCCTACAAGGAGATCGGCGCACTGACCGGCTGTAGTGCCGACGCCGCGCGGCGGGCCGCGGCCGACGGGATCAAGACCCTGCGCAACACCTACCCGAGAGATACCGACGAGATGGGAGTGGCCCGAAGGTGA
- the meaB gene encoding methylmalonyl Co-A mutase-associated GTPase MeaB, with protein sequence MPPRIDLDSYAKGVLDGSRAYIARAITLVESTRPDHRALAQGLLTELLPHAGKARRIGISGVPGVGKSTFIDALGTMLTGLGHRVAVLAVDPSSSRTGGSILGDKTRMERLAVDPKAFVRPSPTAGTLGGVAKATRETIVVMEAAGYDVVLVETVGVGQSETTVSRMVDSFLLLTLARTGDQLQGIKKGVLELADVITVNKADGPHEHDAHAAARELAGALRLMHPVDAAWTPPVLSCSAREGTGLDVVWDRLEQHRAILEADGRLERKRRDQQVDWTWSMVRDHLLDRLRENPEVRELAPGLEQRVRDGTLTPTLAADRIIEALGRPVPGRDV encoded by the coding sequence GTGCCGCCACGGATCGACCTCGACAGCTACGCCAAGGGTGTCCTGGACGGCTCGCGCGCGTACATCGCACGGGCCATCACGCTGGTGGAGTCCACCCGGCCCGACCACCGGGCCCTCGCCCAGGGGTTGTTGACCGAGCTGCTGCCGCACGCGGGCAAGGCGCGCCGGATCGGGATCAGCGGTGTGCCGGGCGTGGGCAAGTCCACCTTCATCGACGCGCTGGGGACGATGCTCACCGGCCTCGGGCACCGGGTCGCGGTGCTGGCCGTGGACCCGTCGTCCAGCAGGACCGGTGGTTCCATCCTCGGCGACAAGACCCGGATGGAACGCCTCGCGGTCGACCCGAAGGCCTTCGTGCGGCCCTCACCGACCGCGGGGACGCTCGGCGGGGTGGCGAAGGCGACGCGCGAGACGATCGTGGTGATGGAGGCGGCCGGGTACGACGTGGTGCTGGTGGAGACCGTCGGGGTCGGGCAGTCCGAGACCACGGTCTCCCGGATGGTCGACTCCTTCCTGCTCCTCACCCTGGCGCGCACCGGCGACCAGCTCCAGGGCATCAAGAAGGGCGTCCTGGAACTGGCCGATGTCATCACCGTCAACAAGGCCGACGGCCCGCACGAACACGACGCGCACGCGGCCGCGCGTGAACTCGCGGGCGCGCTGCGGCTGATGCATCCCGTGGACGCGGCCTGGACGCCGCCGGTGCTCAGTTGCAGCGCTCGGGAGGGCACCGGGCTGGACGTGGTGTGGGACCGGCTGGAGCAGCACCGCGCGATCCTGGAGGCGGACGGCAGGCTGGAACGCAAACGCCGTGACCAGCAGGTCGACTGGACGTGGTCGATGGTCCGCGACCACCTTCTGGACCGGTTGCGCGAGAACCCCGAGGTGCGGGAGCTGGCACCCGGGCTGGAACAGCGTGTACGGGACGGCACGTTGACCCCGACGCTGGCGGCCGACCGGATCATCGAGGCGCTCGGGCGGCCGGTGCCGGGGCGTGACGTCTGA
- the lnt gene encoding apolipoprotein N-acyltransferase produces MQALAVRRAVTAPRMTSPWWRGAAAVVAGALPALAFPAPSLWWLAYGALVPWMLLVRSAPTARRAAVDGWLGGLGFMLFVHHWLMPSLNVFIVIVAALLGLLWAPWGLLVRSMLGGVPSAGRAVAAVVVVPSGWLMVELVRSWEGLGGPWGLLGASQWEVAPVLRLASVGGVWLVSLLVVAVNTALTLLIAVAAARTVAAVGLVVCALVLGSAWTWAPRPERSGQARVAVVQPGIISGPGSLERRFTRNEALTRTLAGQDLDLVVWGESGIGADLGRRPDLVARLAALSRTVRADLLVNVDARIRAEGAGIFKRSFLIGPKGPTGDTYDKMRLVPFGEYIPARSALGWATSVGKAAGEDRVRGTHQVVMTLPPGPSGDGLRFGPLICFETAFPDMSRRLVRDGAQLLVGQSSTSSFQGSWAPEQHASLAALRAAETGRPMVHATLTGVSAVFGPEGERIGESIGTERSAAAVFGVPLARGTTPYVRFGDWAVYAAIGVLVALGLVRGGRRLRRPAPAPAVPLARTAHDSAERPAR; encoded by the coding sequence ATGCAGGCCCTGGCCGTCAGGCGCGCGGTGACCGCCCCGCGCATGACCTCACCCTGGTGGCGTGGCGCGGCTGCCGTCGTGGCGGGTGCGCTGCCCGCCCTGGCCTTTCCGGCTCCCTCACTCTGGTGGCTCGCGTACGGGGCGTTGGTGCCCTGGATGCTGCTGGTCCGGAGTGCGCCCACGGCGCGGCGCGCGGCGGTGGACGGCTGGTTGGGCGGCCTCGGTTTCATGCTGTTCGTGCACCACTGGCTGATGCCCAGTCTCAATGTGTTCATCGTGATAGTGGCCGCGCTGCTCGGGCTGTTGTGGGCACCGTGGGGGCTGCTGGTGCGTTCGATGCTCGGCGGGGTGCCGTCCGCCGGGCGGGCGGTGGCCGCTGTGGTCGTGGTGCCTTCGGGGTGGCTGATGGTCGAACTGGTCAGGTCCTGGGAAGGACTCGGCGGCCCCTGGGGGTTGCTCGGGGCCAGCCAGTGGGAGGTCGCGCCGGTGCTGCGACTCGCTTCGGTGGGCGGTGTGTGGCTGGTGAGCCTCCTCGTGGTCGCGGTGAACACCGCGCTCACGTTGCTGATCGCGGTGGCCGCCGCCCGGACGGTGGCGGCGGTGGGACTTGTGGTGTGCGCGCTGGTCCTGGGCAGTGCCTGGACGTGGGCGCCGAGGCCTGAGCGGTCGGGGCAGGCGAGGGTCGCGGTGGTCCAGCCAGGGATCATCTCGGGCCCCGGTTCCCTGGAGCGGCGGTTCACCCGCAACGAGGCCCTCACGCGGACGCTCGCCGGCCAGGACCTGGACCTGGTCGTGTGGGGGGAGAGCGGTATCGGCGCCGATCTGGGCCGGCGTCCCGATCTGGTGGCGAGGCTGGCCGCGCTCTCCCGCACGGTCCGGGCCGATCTGCTGGTCAACGTCGACGCCCGTATCAGGGCGGAGGGCGCCGGGATCTTCAAGCGGAGTTTCCTGATCGGGCCGAAGGGGCCGACGGGTGACACCTACGACAAGATGCGACTGGTGCCGTTCGGCGAGTACATCCCCGCCCGTTCCGCGCTGGGGTGGGCGACGTCGGTGGGCAAGGCCGCCGGCGAGGACCGGGTGAGGGGGACGCACCAGGTGGTCATGACGCTGCCGCCAGGGCCGTCGGGAGACGGGCTGCGGTTCGGTCCTCTGATCTGCTTCGAGACGGCGTTCCCCGACATGAGCAGGCGCCTGGTGCGGGACGGGGCCCAGCTGCTCGTGGGCCAGTCGTCCACCTCCTCGTTCCAGGGGAGTTGGGCTCCGGAGCAGCACGCCTCGCTCGCGGCGCTGAGGGCCGCCGAGACGGGCCGGCCGATGGTGCACGCCACGCTCACGGGTGTGAGCGCGGTGTTCGGACCGGAGGGCGAGCGCATCGGGGAGTCGATCGGTACGGAGCGCAGCGCCGCAGCGGTCTTCGGCGTCCCGCTGGCCCGTGGCACCACGCCGTACGTGCGGTTCGGCGACTGGGCGGTGTACGCGGCAATCGGTGTTCTTGTGGCGCTGGGACTGGTGCGGGGCGGGCGTCGGCTCAGGCGGCCTGCTCCAGCACCTGCCGTACCAC
- a CDS encoding undecaprenyl-diphosphate phosphatase, which yields MSWFESFILGLVQGLTEFLPISSSAHLRLTAAFAGWHDPGAAFTAITQIGTEAAVLIYFRKDIARIISAWFQSLTNKALRSDHDAQMGWLVIVGSIPIGVLGITFKDQIEGPFRDLRLIATTLIVMGIILGIADRLAARDENGGKHRAVKVRKSLQDLGVRDGLIFGICQALALVPGVSRSGATISGGLLMGYTREAAARYSFLLAIPAVLASGVFELKDATEGHVSWGPTIFATIIAFIVGYVVIAWFMKFITTKSFMPFVIYRILLGIALFFLVGTDTLSPHAGESAG from the coding sequence ATGTCTTGGTTCGAATCTTTCATCCTCGGGCTCGTCCAGGGGCTGACCGAGTTCCTGCCCATCTCCTCGAGCGCGCACCTGCGGCTCACCGCGGCGTTCGCCGGCTGGCACGACCCGGGGGCGGCCTTCACGGCCATCACGCAGATCGGCACGGAAGCGGCCGTGCTGATCTACTTCCGCAAGGACATCGCGAGGATCATCTCCGCGTGGTTCCAGTCGCTGACGAACAAGGCGCTGCGCTCCGACCACGACGCCCAGATGGGATGGCTGGTCATCGTCGGCTCGATCCCCATCGGTGTCCTGGGCATCACGTTCAAGGACCAGATCGAGGGCCCCTTCCGCGACCTGCGCCTCATCGCCACGACGCTGATCGTGATGGGCATCATCCTCGGCATCGCCGACCGACTCGCGGCCCGTGACGAGAACGGCGGCAAGCACCGCGCCGTCAAGGTCCGCAAGTCCCTCCAGGACCTGGGCGTCAGGGACGGTCTGATCTTCGGCATCTGCCAGGCACTGGCGCTGGTGCCGGGCGTCTCCCGCTCCGGTGCCACGATCAGCGGTGGTCTGCTGATGGGCTACACCCGTGAGGCCGCGGCCCGTTACTCCTTCCTGCTCGCCATCCCGGCGGTGCTGGCGTCCGGCGTGTTCGAACTCAAGGACGCCACCGAAGGCCACGTCTCCTGGGGCCCCACCATCTTCGCGACGATCATCGCGTTCATCGTCGGATATGTCGTCATCGCGTGGTTCATGAAGTTCATCACCACCAAGAGCTTCATGCCGTTCGTCATCTACCGGATCCTGCTCGGCATCGCGCTGTTCTTCCTGGTGGGCACGGACACCCTGAGCCCGCACGCGGGCGAGTCGGCGGGCTGA
- the scpA gene encoding methylmalonyl-CoA mutase has protein sequence MGIPDFSEIELGPGAATGSEDQWRGAVEEHTGKAASELVWDTPEGIAVKPLYTARDTAGLDFLSTYPGIAPYLRGPYPTMYVNQPWTIRQYAGFSTAEESNAFYRRNLAAGQKGLSVAFDLPTHRGYDSDHPRVTGDVGMAGVAIDSIYDMRRLFDGIPLDRMSVSMTMNGAVLPVLALYIVAAEEQGVPPEKLAGTIQNDILKEFMVRNTYIYPPTPSMRIISDIFAYTSRKMPRYNSISISGYHIQEAGATADLELAYTLADGVEYLRAGLGAGLDVDAFAPRLSFFWAIGMNFFMEIAKLRAARLLWARLVKKFDPQNPKSLSLRTHSQTSGWSLTAQDVFNNVTRTCVEAMAATQGHTQSLHTNALDEALALPTDFSARIARNTQLLLQQESGTGRVIDPWGGSAYVERLTYDLARRAWQHIEEVEAAGGMAQAIDAGIPKLRVEEAAARTQARIDSGRQPVIGVNKYRVETDEKIDVLKVDNSSVRAQQLDKLRRLREERDEPACQDALRALTAAAGAPPGPGLDGNLLALAVDAARAMATVGEISDALEKVYGRHAGQIRTISGVYRNEAGTSPAVERTRAAVEDFERAEGRRPRILVAKMGQDGHDRGQKVIATAFADLGFDVDVGPLFQTPDEVARQAVEADVHIVGVSSLAAGHLTLVPALRERLAAEGREDIMIVVGGVIPPQDIEELHRSGAAAVFPPGTVIPDAALDLLKALTAALGHEG, from the coding sequence ATGGGAATCCCCGACTTCTCGGAGATCGAACTAGGCCCCGGCGCCGCGACAGGCTCCGAGGACCAATGGCGCGGGGCGGTGGAGGAACACACCGGCAAAGCCGCCAGCGAACTCGTCTGGGACACCCCGGAGGGCATCGCCGTCAAGCCGCTCTACACCGCGCGCGACACGGCGGGGCTCGACTTCCTGTCCACGTACCCGGGCATCGCGCCGTACCTCCGCGGTCCGTACCCGACGATGTACGTGAACCAGCCGTGGACCATTCGGCAGTACGCCGGGTTCTCCACCGCCGAGGAGTCCAACGCGTTCTACCGGCGCAACCTCGCGGCCGGGCAGAAGGGCCTGTCGGTCGCCTTCGACCTGCCGACCCACCGCGGCTACGACAGCGACCACCCGCGCGTGACCGGCGACGTCGGCATGGCGGGCGTCGCCATCGACTCCATCTACGACATGCGGCGCCTCTTCGACGGCATCCCGCTGGACCGGATGAGCGTGTCGATGACGATGAACGGCGCGGTGCTCCCCGTGCTCGCGCTGTACATCGTGGCCGCCGAGGAGCAGGGCGTACCGCCCGAGAAGCTGGCCGGGACCATCCAGAACGACATCCTCAAGGAGTTCATGGTCCGCAACACCTACATCTACCCGCCGACGCCGTCGATGCGGATCATCTCCGACATCTTCGCGTACACCTCGCGGAAGATGCCGCGCTACAACTCCATCTCCATCTCCGGCTACCACATCCAGGAAGCCGGCGCGACAGCCGACCTGGAACTGGCCTACACCCTGGCCGACGGGGTGGAGTACCTACGGGCCGGGCTGGGCGCGGGACTCGACGTCGACGCGTTCGCGCCACGGCTCTCCTTCTTCTGGGCCATCGGCATGAACTTCTTCATGGAGATCGCCAAGTTGCGCGCGGCCAGACTCCTCTGGGCCCGGCTGGTGAAGAAGTTCGACCCGCAGAACCCCAAGTCGCTCTCGCTGCGCACCCATTCCCAGACCTCCGGCTGGTCCCTCACCGCGCAGGACGTCTTCAACAACGTCACGCGCACCTGTGTGGAGGCGATGGCGGCCACCCAGGGACACACCCAGTCCCTGCACACCAACGCCCTCGACGAGGCGCTCGCCCTGCCCACCGACTTCTCCGCCCGGATCGCCCGCAACACCCAACTGCTCCTCCAGCAGGAGTCGGGCACCGGCCGGGTCATCGACCCCTGGGGCGGCAGCGCGTACGTCGAGCGGCTGACGTACGACCTCGCGCGGCGCGCCTGGCAGCACATCGAGGAGGTCGAGGCGGCGGGCGGCATGGCGCAGGCCATCGACGCCGGCATCCCCAAGCTGCGGGTCGAGGAGGCGGCGGCCCGTACACAGGCGCGGATCGACTCCGGACGCCAGCCCGTCATCGGCGTCAACAAGTACCGGGTCGAGACCGACGAGAAGATCGACGTCCTCAAGGTCGACAACTCGTCCGTCCGGGCCCAGCAGCTCGACAAGCTCCGCCGGCTGCGCGAGGAGCGGGACGAGCCCGCCTGCCAGGACGCGCTGCGCGCCCTCACCGCGGCGGCCGGGGCGCCGCCCGGCCCCGGCCTCGACGGGAACCTGCTCGCCCTCGCCGTCGACGCGGCCCGCGCGATGGCGACCGTCGGCGAGATCTCCGACGCGCTGGAGAAGGTCTACGGGCGGCACGCCGGACAGATCCGTACGATCTCCGGTGTGTACCGGAACGAGGCAGGCACCTCCCCGGCCGTCGAGCGCACCCGCGCCGCGGTCGAGGACTTCGAGCGCGCGGAGGGCCGCCGCCCCCGGATCCTGGTCGCCAAGATGGGCCAGGACGGGCACGACCGCGGACAGAAGGTGATCGCCACGGCCTTCGCCGACCTGGGCTTCGACGTCGACGTCGGCCCGCTGTTCCAGACGCCGGACGAGGTGGCGCGGCAGGCGGTGGAGGCCGACGTGCACATCGTCGGCGTCTCCTCGCTCGCCGCCGGGCACCTCACCCTCGTACCGGCACTGCGGGAGCGGCTCGCCGCCGAGGGCCGCGAGGACATCATGATCGTCGTCGGCGGGGTGATCCCGCCGCAGGACATCGAGGAGCTGCACCGCTCGGGGGCCGCCGCCGTCTTCCCGCCCGGTACGGTCATCCCGGACGCGGCGCTCGATCTGCTCAAGGCGCTCACCGCGGCGCTGGGTCACGAGGGTTGA
- a CDS encoding MFS transporter — MAGNYTAAVTLALLALSPFLVLTTALSLFPEILMKELDASRFQLQLTSGLSNAGYAFGAVVAADLFQRLPGRHLYIFCEGGFVIASVLALSAQEIGQFMAGVILQGLFTGMLLVLALPPLILTHGVDRLPATAAVISLGLFGMVTAGPVIGGLVGSYSGWRLLYTSVAVLAAIGLTVGAMTFEPNEPPAKGARFDWTAIPLAFGATTLPFFGVSWLSRGAFGDWEFIAPVVVGVAVGALLLVSQYSKTKPLMPVRPISNTLPVTGTLNAMVVGASFTTLLELTEVYMLQVSGYSPVKTGLLIAPQIFGVVASALLFKRVMVTRWTPYMALSGLLSIVIAAAVLFALTPTNATTVVPIVAVLLGYGAGAGVVPGLFLAGFSVTAVQIGPTFALVELLRSEAAFLIGPVLVHLAMIQSSFTDGFRLALVIMLAFTAASAVLLPGLFLLGGARPEPPNLEGWMSGTSTGYHSPRIANKIRKPLPAS; from the coding sequence TTGGCGGGCAACTACACCGCCGCGGTCACCCTCGCCCTCCTCGCGCTGAGCCCGTTCCTCGTTCTCACGACGGCGCTGTCCCTCTTCCCAGAGATCCTCATGAAGGAACTGGACGCCAGCCGGTTCCAGTTGCAGCTCACGAGCGGACTCTCGAACGCCGGCTACGCGTTCGGTGCCGTGGTGGCCGCGGACCTCTTCCAGCGGCTGCCCGGACGCCACCTGTACATCTTCTGCGAAGGCGGCTTCGTGATCGCCTCGGTGCTCGCGCTGAGCGCCCAGGAAATCGGGCAGTTCATGGCCGGGGTCATCCTCCAAGGCCTGTTCACCGGCATGCTGCTCGTCCTCGCACTGCCTCCCCTCATCCTCACCCACGGTGTGGACCGTCTGCCGGCCACCGCCGCGGTCATCAGTCTCGGACTGTTCGGCATGGTCACCGCCGGTCCCGTGATCGGCGGACTGGTCGGCAGCTACAGCGGCTGGCGGCTGCTGTACACCTCCGTCGCCGTGCTGGCCGCGATCGGCCTCACCGTCGGCGCCATGACGTTCGAACCGAACGAACCACCCGCCAAGGGCGCCCGCTTCGACTGGACCGCCATCCCCCTCGCCTTCGGCGCCACCACGCTGCCGTTCTTCGGTGTCTCCTGGCTGTCGCGCGGCGCTTTCGGCGACTGGGAGTTCATCGCGCCGGTGGTGGTCGGCGTCGCCGTGGGCGCCCTCCTTCTGGTGAGTCAGTACAGCAAGACCAAGCCGTTGATGCCGGTGCGGCCGATCAGTAACACACTGCCGGTCACGGGAACGCTCAACGCCATGGTCGTAGGAGCCTCCTTCACCACCCTGCTGGAGCTGACGGAGGTCTACATGCTCCAGGTGTCCGGGTACTCCCCCGTGAAGACCGGACTCCTCATCGCCCCCCAGATCTTCGGCGTGGTCGCCTCCGCCCTCCTGTTCAAGAGGGTGATGGTCACCCGCTGGACGCCGTACATGGCGCTCTCCGGCCTCCTCAGCATCGTCATCGCCGCGGCGGTGCTGTTCGCCCTGACCCCGACGAACGCGACCACCGTCGTGCCCATCGTCGCGGTCCTCCTGGGGTACGGCGCCGGCGCCGGTGTGGTGCCGGGGCTGTTCCTGGCCGGTTTCTCCGTGACCGCGGTACAGATCGGTCCGACCTTCGCCCTCGTCGAGCTGCTCCGCTCCGAGGCCGCGTTCCTGATCGGCCCCGTCCTGGTGCACCTCGCCATGATCCAGAGCAGCTTCACCGACGGCTTCCGCCTCGCCCTGGTGATCATGCTGGCCTTCACCGCGGCCTCGGCCGTCCTCCTGCCGGGGCTGTTCCTGCTCGGCGGCGCCCGCCCGGAGCCGCCGAACCTCGAAGGCTGGATGTCCGGCACCTCTACCGGCTACCACTCCCCGCGGATCGCCAACAAGATCCGCAAGCCCCTGCCCGCGTCGTAG